In Actinomycetota bacterium, the following are encoded in one genomic region:
- a CDS encoding CYTH domain-containing protein has product MGVEIERKFLVTGDEWRDLADGVDYRQGYLCTVKERTVRVRTVGGRGYLTVKGISVGAVRAEFEYEIPREDADQMLDELCERPLISKTRYAIPFRGHVWEVDDFHLENEGLVVAEIELSDPDESFDTPPWIGEEVTGDPRFFNANLIAHPYSVWGDEEPAG; this is encoded by the coding sequence ATGGGCGTAGAGATCGAACGCAAGTTCTTGGTCACGGGCGACGAGTGGCGTGATCTCGCCGACGGTGTCGACTATCGACAGGGATACCTGTGTACGGTCAAGGAGCGGACCGTGCGGGTTCGCACCGTCGGCGGGCGCGGCTACCTCACGGTCAAGGGCATTTCGGTTGGTGCGGTGCGTGCCGAGTTCGAGTACGAGATCCCTCGCGAGGATGCAGACCAGATGCTCGACGAGCTCTGTGAACGCCCCCTGATCTCCAAGACCCGCTATGCCATCCCCTTCCGCGGGCATGTGTGGGAGGTGGACGATTTCCACTTGGAGAATGAAGGCCTCGTCGTTGCAGAAATCGAACTGTCCGATCCGGACGAATCGTTCGACACCCCGCCGTGGATCGGGGAGGAAGTCACCGGTGATCCCCGGTTCTTCAACGCGAACCTGATTGCACACCCCTACTCGGTTTGGGGCGACGAGGAACCCGCCGGGTAG